From Candidatus Methylopumilus planktonicus, a single genomic window includes:
- the proB gene encoding glutamate 5-kinase, with amino-acid sequence MKSLLANSHRIIIKVGSSLVTNHGEGLDQKAIASWVEQISHLVKSGKEIVLVSSGAVAEGMQRLGWKVRPTLINELQAAAAIGQMGLVQIYEKNFSHHELKAAQILLTHDDLADRKRYLNARSTLNTLLELKVIPIINENDTVVTDEIRFGDNDTLASLVANLIEADLLIILTDQPGLFSDDPRKNKEAKLIHHGIAGDLSLEAMAGGVGSSIGTGGMLTKVLAAKRASRSGAHTIIASGKEVNILIRLNQGETIGTHLESKQLKVAARKQWLADHLQLRGKLILDDGAVEALKKEGKSLLPIGVISVEGDFDRGEVVLCLDTKGGEIARGLINYNAGETKKIMGKSTNSIENLLGYIDQPSLIHRDNLILL; translated from the coding sequence ATGAAATCGTTATTAGCGAATAGTCATCGCATTATTATTAAAGTGGGCTCTAGCTTAGTCACCAATCATGGTGAAGGGTTAGATCAAAAAGCTATTGCTTCATGGGTAGAGCAGATTTCTCATCTTGTTAAATCAGGTAAAGAAATTGTTTTAGTTTCAAGCGGTGCCGTCGCTGAGGGTATGCAAAGACTTGGTTGGAAAGTAAGACCAACTTTAATTAATGAATTACAAGCGGCAGCAGCTATTGGCCAAATGGGATTGGTTCAAATTTATGAAAAGAATTTTTCACATCACGAATTAAAAGCCGCGCAGATTTTATTAACGCATGACGATCTTGCTGATCGAAAAAGATATCTCAATGCGCGCTCTACATTAAATACACTTTTAGAACTTAAAGTGATCCCAATCATTAATGAAAACGATACTGTTGTGACAGATGAAATTCGTTTTGGTGACAACGATACATTGGCTTCATTAGTCGCTAATCTTATTGAAGCTGACCTCTTAATCATTTTGACAGATCAACCAGGACTATTTTCCGACGATCCAAGAAAAAATAAAGAAGCTAAGCTTATCCATCATGGTATTGCAGGTGACCTATCTCTAGAAGCAATGGCTGGTGGTGTGGGCTCTTCAATTGGTACAGGCGGTATGCTCACTAAAGTTTTAGCAGCTAAACGCGCATCTAGAAGTGGCGCGCATACGATCATTGCATCTGGTAAAGAAGTAAATATTTTAATTCGACTAAATCAAGGTGAAACCATAGGGACTCATCTAGAAAGTAAACAATTAAAAGTTGCAGCAAGAAAACAATGGCTCGCCGATCATTTACAATTAAGAGGTAAGTTGATATTAGATGATGGCGCTGTCGAAGCACTTAAAAAAGAGGGTAAAAGTTTATTACCTATTGGTGTTATTTCGGTTGAAGGAGATTTTGATCGAGGAGAAGTTGTGCTTTGTTTGGATACAAAGGGTGGAGAGATTGCGCGTGGACTTATTAATTATAATGCAGGGGAAACAAAAAAAATTATGGGCAAGTCTACAAATTCGATAGAAAATTTATTAGGTTATATTGATCAACCTTCTTTGATTCATCGAGATAATTTAATTTTACTTTAA